The following coding sequences are from one Fibrobacterota bacterium window:
- a CDS encoding sigma-54-dependent Fis family transcriptional regulator: protein MDSRKPAILVVDDEPAIVSSIIRSLEDDYECLGAANAAEARKLFDGREITCILSDQRMPGESGSELLAWVRRTHPDTIRILITGFSDFDSVVAAVNDGQIYHFLHKPWEPIHLEVVIRQAVQMHQLTGENRRLHAELQARNQVLERENLTLKAGTIQEAAAFRDLIGVSAPMQRLKDKLQALLNSQSTVLVTGESGTGKELVARALHFAGSRKDKSFIAQNCAALPESILESELFGHVKGAFTHATENRAGILEGAHGGTLFLDEVGDMSLGMQAKLLRFLQEGTFTPVGGRIEKKVDVRVIAATHRDLEAMVKDKTFREDLYYRLAVVPLRTPALRERRDDIPVLAEHFLRKKAAKFGRPAPRLAPETLARLAAHNYPGNVRELENAIEYALNMVGDRTVVLPEDLPDRIQGAPGPAAPAGTAATAPIAQLPKDLMLDEAVMALEVEWINRAMQASGGNISQSARALGLSRQGLHNKLAKYGIKGDGAADAA, encoded by the coding sequence ATGGATTCCAGAAAGCCCGCCATCCTCGTCGTCGACGACGAGCCCGCCATCGTCAGTAGCATCATCCGCTCCCTGGAAGACGACTACGAATGCCTGGGGGCGGCCAATGCCGCCGAGGCCCGCAAGCTTTTCGACGGCCGCGAGATCACCTGCATCCTTTCCGATCAGCGCATGCCGGGCGAGTCCGGTTCGGAGCTTCTGGCCTGGGTGAGGCGCACCCATCCCGATACCATCCGCATCCTCATCACCGGTTTTTCCGATTTCGATTCCGTGGTGGCCGCCGTGAACGACGGCCAGATCTACCACTTCCTGCATAAGCCTTGGGAGCCCATCCATCTGGAGGTGGTCATCCGGCAAGCGGTGCAGATGCATCAGCTCACGGGGGAGAACCGCCGCCTGCACGCGGAATTGCAGGCCCGCAATCAGGTCCTGGAACGGGAGAACCTCACGCTCAAGGCGGGCACCATCCAGGAGGCGGCCGCCTTCCGCGATCTGATCGGCGTCTCGGCGCCCATGCAGCGCCTGAAGGATAAGTTGCAAGCCCTGCTGAATTCCCAGAGCACGGTGCTGGTGACCGGCGAATCGGGTACGGGCAAGGAATTGGTGGCGCGCGCCCTGCACTTCGCCGGCTCCCGCAAAGACAAATCCTTCATCGCCCAGAACTGCGCGGCCCTTCCGGAATCGATCCTGGAAAGCGAACTGTTCGGCCACGTGAAAGGCGCCTTCACCCATGCCACCGAGAACCGGGCCGGCATCCTCGAGGGCGCCCATGGCGGCACCCTTTTCCTCGATGAGGTGGGCGACATGTCCCTCGGCATGCAGGCCAAGCTGTTGCGTTTCCTGCAAGAGGGCACCTTCACGCCGGTGGGCGGCCGCATCGAGAAGAAGGTGGACGTACGCGTCATCGCCGCCACCCACCGCGACCTCGAAGCCATGGTGAAGGACAAGACCTTCCGCGAAGATCTCTATTACCGCCTGGCGGTGGTTCCGTTGCGTACGCCCGCCCTGCGCGAACGCCGGGACGATATCCCGGTCCTGGCCGAGCATTTCCTCCGCAAGAAAGCCGCCAAGTTCGGGCGCCCGGCCCCGCGCCTCGCCCCCGAAACCCTGGCGCGCCTCGCCGCGCACAACTACCCGGGCAACGTGCGCGAGCTCGAGAATGCCATCGAATACGCCCTCAACATGGTGGGCGACCGCACCGTGGTGCTGCCGGAAGATTTGCCGGATCGGATCCAAGGCGCGCCGGGACCCGCGGCCCCCGCTGGAACCGCCGCCACGGCGCCCATCGCGCAATTGCCCAAGGACCTGATGCTGGACGAAGCGGTGATGGCACTGGAAGTGGAGTGGATCAACCGCGCCATGCAAGCCAGCGGCGGGAACATTTCCCAATCGGCCCGGGCCTTGGGCTTAAGCCGCCAAGGCCTCCAC